GTAGCCGTTCCATCCGGGGAACCATCGTCTACAATTAAAATATCAAATGCCTGTGATAAGGAAAAAACTTTGCGAATGATTTTTTCAATATTTTCCTTTTCATTATATGTTGGAATGATAACTAAACTATCCGTCACTTTTTTATATTTAAGACCAGTAAAGGTAATCATTTGCGTTAAATTCTAATGCAGGAATTCGATGAAATATACGGGATAATCAACATTGCTCCACTGAAAAAGCAGTAATCCCTTCAAGCTCAAACCAACACATCGGAATCATAAATAAACGACATTCAGTAGATTGCCCGCTAAAAAAAAGAAAAGCCCGTTACTTTGGGAGTAACGAGCTTTCATTAACCAATTATAAACTTAAATTATGAGACTGCAAATATGATTAAAATTGCGCTCATTTACAAATTTATTTGCGTTTTCATGCAACATTTTCAATACAATACACCTTTTAAATGTGCTAAATCGTTTATAAAACATGCATACTACCGCAGATTAGCGATCTACCTCACCCAGAACAATATCAATAGAGCCCAGGATCGCAATCAAATCAGCGATCAGCACGCCTTTTCCAATTTCCGAAATCACCGATAGGTTATTAAAACTCGGCCCCCGCGACTTTACACGCAATGGAATATCTGATTTATCTTTTGTGACAAAGTAAAAACCCAATTCTCCTTTCGGATTTTCAGCACGGACATAATAATCCTGCGCTTTCAAATTTACTTTTTTCGGAACCAGCGCTCTCGGATCGAATTCAGCTGTACGTTTAAAGTCTTTCTGTAATCGTTCAAGACATTGCTCAACAATGCGAACAGATTCCTTGACTTCGTCTACCCTAACTTTATAACGGTCCCAGCAATCGCCGATTGCGCCCATTTCTCCTTTTCCGACAGGTATCTCAAAATCAATTTCTGGGTAAACCGAATAGCCATCTATGCGTCGTAAATCCCATTTTATTCCTGAAGCCCGAAGCATAGGTCCCGATACACCATAATTTATCGCAACGTCAGCAGGAAGTATACCTATTTTAGCCGTACGGGAGATAAAGATTTGATTCTGAGTCAATATCTCATCCAGTTCGACCAATTTAGGTTTGAAGTAGGTAATAAATTCTGCACAGCGCTCTTCAAAGCCTACAGGCAAATCATAAAACAAACCGCCTACCCAGATATAGTTGTACAACATCCTGGAGCCAGAAGCCCACTCGAGCATATTCATAATGTGTTCACGGTCACGGAAGCACCAAAGAAACGGCGTTGTTGCACCGATATCAATACCATATGTTCCAATAGCAATCAGGTGCGACGCAATTCGGTTGAGTTCACAGACCAGTACACGGATATACTCTATCCTTTTAGGTATTTTACGATCAAGACCAAGCATGCGTTCGACACCCATCACGAAAGCATGACTATTATTCATCGAGGCGAGGTAATCTAGGCGATCAGTAAAAGGAATTGTCTTTGCGTAATTTAACGATTCGGCATGCTTGTCAAAACAGCGGTGCAGATAACCCAAATGTGGAACAACCTCTTTCACAATCTCTCCGTCAGTAATCAGCTGAAGCCGGAGCACCCCATGCGTTGATGGATGCTGAGGCCCCATATTTAACACCATTTCCTCACTGGATATCGTTGTAAGGTGTTTTTCATACCGCACTAATGCCTCTTTATATTTTGGATTCGCCATTTCGATCAATTAATATGGATGCCATGATATGTTTCTGCCTCTTGATAATCCTTGCGCAGAGGATGCCCTTCCCAATCGTCGGGAAGCAGAATCCTTCTAAGGTCCGGATGTCCCTCAAAATAAATCCCCATTAGGTCAAATGCTTCGCGCTCATGCCAGTCTGCCGTACGCCATACCGAAGTAAGCGAAGGAATCTCTGGTAATTCGTCCAGCGAACGATTACCTGACAGCTCAACTTTTAAGACCAAACCGTGTTGATAAGGCAATGAATTGAGATGGTAGACAACGGTAAAATGCGTTTGATAGTCCACCGCAGTAAGATTGCTCAAAAAATCAAAATACAGCCCCTCCGTATCCCGCAGGAATAAACAGACGGCTACGATATCCTCCTTATCAACAAATAATGCTGGCTGCAGCCCATTGCGATCTTCATTAACAATAATTTGGGTTCCAAATCGGGAAACAAGCGTCGATTTAATTTCGTCAAATGTCATATTTATGGGGCTATACGCGTAATCGTCCAGGAGTCGGACACTTTTTTGTAAACGATACGATCATGCAGCCGGCTTGCACGTCCCTGCCAGAACTCGAAATAAATCGGTTTCAGCAGATAGCCACCCCAATGTGATGGTCTAGGTACAGTGTCGATTCCATTATATTGGCGTTCGAGTTCTTCCACCCTGTTTTCCAAAAAACTGCGGTTTGGAATTTCGTGGCTCTGCGGGGAAGCCAGTGCGCCGATACGGCTTCCTTTAGGTCGTGATTGAAAATATTCATCCGAATCGGCCCCACTTACAAAATCAATAACGCCTTCGATTCGGACCTGCCGTTGCAATTCAGGCCAGAAAAACAATAATGCAGCATGCGGATTAGCTTTCATCTCCTCCCCTTTACGACTCTCATAATTTGTAAAAAAGACCAAACCTTCTGCGACAATATCC
The DNA window shown above is from Sphingobacterium thalpophilum and carries:
- the pdxH gene encoding pyridoxamine 5'-phosphate oxidase gives rise to the protein MSIQHKDIAAIRQDYVLGSLSESDVDRDPVHQFKKWFDAAIHSEVNEPNAMVLSTVSSHHLPSSRVVLLKDIVAEGLVFFTNYESRKGEEMKANPHAALLFFWPELQRQVRIEGVIDFVSGADSDEYFQSRPKGSRIGALASPQSHEIPNRSFLENRVEELERQYNGIDTVPRPSHWGGYLLKPIYFEFWQGRASRLHDRIVYKKVSDSWTITRIAP
- a CDS encoding NADH-quinone oxidoreductase subunit C gives rise to the protein MTFDEIKSTLVSRFGTQIIVNEDRNGLQPALFVDKEDIVAVCLFLRDTEGLYFDFLSNLTAVDYQTHFTVVYHLNSLPYQHGLVLKVELSGNRSLDELPEIPSLTSVWRTADWHEREAFDLMGIYFEGHPDLRRILLPDDWEGHPLRKDYQEAETYHGIHIN
- a CDS encoding NADH-quinone oxidoreductase subunit D: MANPKYKEALVRYEKHLTTISSEEMVLNMGPQHPSTHGVLRLQLITDGEIVKEVVPHLGYLHRCFDKHAESLNYAKTIPFTDRLDYLASMNNSHAFVMGVERMLGLDRKIPKRIEYIRVLVCELNRIASHLIAIGTYGIDIGATTPFLWCFRDREHIMNMLEWASGSRMLYNYIWVGGLFYDLPVGFEERCAEFITYFKPKLVELDEILTQNQIFISRTAKIGILPADVAINYGVSGPMLRASGIKWDLRRIDGYSVYPEIDFEIPVGKGEMGAIGDCWDRYKVRVDEVKESVRIVEQCLERLQKDFKRTAEFDPRALVPKKVNLKAQDYYVRAENPKGELGFYFVTKDKSDIPLRVKSRGPSFNNLSVISEIGKGVLIADLIAILGSIDIVLGEVDR